TTTTCTGGCGAACTGTTGCCGGCGCCGGTCGCACTGAAACGAATGATTTTGCCCTtcgtctctctctgtctctttgtgtgtgcgcgaacgTTAATTTCCGTTATTTTTCGTGAATTTGCCGTAGGGAACGTGGACACGCGAAAAGGAGAACATCATGTCCGGAATAGCGATACTACGCCTGTACGAGGAACGAAAGGCCTGGCGGAAGGATCATCCCTACGTAAGTTCGAACGACTGTTGAGGTTTGTCTCTGTCTTCGCTCTCCGTCCCGATGATCGCGAACGATTTTTGCTGGCGAATGCGAATGCTAACTTTGTTACAAGCCCGCttcatgtttgtttgctgctctATCTTCtctattttattgaaatttgcaGGGATTTGTGGCCAGGCCGGCGAAGAATTCCGATGGCTCGATCGAACTGATGACCTGGGAGTGTGCAGTTCCCGGAAAGATGGGAGTAAGTGTAAAGCATCGGCTgtctcttttctttcttttgtctatagttttttttttgctaacgCACGCACTTTTTACTTCCGGACCTATCGTTTTGCAACTTAGACCCTTTGGGAGGGTGGCCTGTACAAGCTTCAAATGCTGTTCCAAGATGACTATCCGGCCACCCCGCCCGATTGCAAGTTCGTGCCGCCCCTGTTCCATCCGAACGTGTACCCGTCCGGCGCCATCGCCCTGTCGCTGCTGGACGAGGACCAGGGCTGGCGTGCGGCAACGACGATCAAGCAGATACTGTTTAGCATTCAGGAGCTGCTGAACACGCCGGACGTTTCGTATCCGGCCCACACCGAAGCGTTCGCGATTTACAGGTTAGCACAGGTTACTTGCTGGCATCTTTCTCCAGCTGCAGATGATTGattgtattgttttcttttctgttttatgtgGTCCAACTCCTTTAGCCGCAATCCGTTTGAGTACGACAAGCGCGTACGTGCCCAGGCCAAAGCAAATGCGGTgtattaaatttatgtttcgttttttttttcatcactaTCCCGCCCCGGGCGAGAGATGGCAGTAAGATAATACGGATCGATAGTAGGGTAAGAGTAGAGGTTCAGCCCGGATGGCTGGTAAACCAGTAGGGTGTGTCTCTCCCTCCGAACAAAGAGCGCGTTGAGTAGCAGTTAAGCATAACGTCACAGGTGTTACACACTCACATTCGTATCTCATATGTtaagtttttgtattttatctCTTGATCGGTGCGCGTTCAGTTTAGGGGGAGAAGCCGTTTAGGCAGGTTGGAATTTAACTCTAGGAAGGAATAGGGAAGCACGGGGGTGAAATCAAACTTCTAGAATTACAGCCAAACAAACTGCCTTTTAAACCGTCGCCGTCTGCGAATGGCCTGCTGAGGGAGGAGAATATTATCAGAAGAGATAACATCAAACATTATCGAAGCGCATGAGTGTGTATTGTCGATCTCCCAAGGAAATCGGCGCtggggacaaaaaaaaaaggaatcccAGCTTTCGTCGTGAGCAAAACgacattggggccctttccgtttgaagttcgtaggctgaaatttcagcctgtcagctgttttcaTTGTaaagcagttttcgagcagctatctaagtgtgtataatatacaggtgggcttatcccaaggtgtatcaatttagaaggctgatttttatcccttctgcttctgaatgaagattttaagagtgttttgagtattcgtcaagtctccagaaagctcgttggagcaaaagttttcactcgttctgtcaaaaagtgatgttcaaaattggttataaaaaaatgctaatagaccacctggactacatacactttgattccagaatcCACCACTTGATctttttaatgcaccttgggataacgGTAAACaacaccttgttttgccatgttttcgagcaggtactcgaaactaattctagctttgaggctagaataatctagactgaaaattgcaggctagttttgtgtgtggttttgtatggagtgtttacatgatttcagcctccaactgtcaaactccatacaaaaaactaactagaatcgtgaaggcccccattaTTAGTAAAATAAGAAACAGTACCGGTTCACAGTTGTTCCGGTTAAAGAGTTCCTTACCGTTTTTCGTTGTCGCCAAATCGTTTCTATGAGACATAAGATGTATGTAGAAAATTACACCGGGTGGTAAATTGGAGGAAAACTTGTGATATTTTgggaataagaaaaataacgtGTAGGCGGTTGAACTTTCACTTAGCTAATGTGTATTCACTTGTCcgtttgagttcatttgtacATGCTATAATTCATTACATAGTTCATTTCATCCTCATCTATTTCCCTGTTTATATTTTAGCCTTCAAGTGTTGTCTGTTTCTAATCCCGTTACCATAATCCCATAATTCATGCCATAatataattcaaataaatatatacattgaaattcaaacaatATACATACGGAAATTGCGCGAAGCGGAACAGCGAAGCGTTGTTATTCTTCctaaaatataacaaacaaacgaattaaaaaataaaagcattgtttataaaaaagtaCCTATGCAGTGTGGCTTACGTGTATATTGGTTGTTGGTCTGCTTTTAGGAATGCGATagtacacacttaaaaatatttcacgacctcggttaaaaaaactgccgaaattcgtcggctctttcgattcttgctgatatgtcagttgaaaatTTCCCATTGCCGAtaatcagtaccatttaaaaccgaaatatcagttaaaaatattttaaccgaaactcggcaacacaACATGCCGATTACGTACGTTAACACTGCTGTCACCGAGGtcatccgtcaaaataaccgaaatTTCGGCTATGTTATTTGAGTTAGCCGAGGCTCGGTTTTCTATCTGTCATTTATCATTTTGTCGATGCAGATACCTTTCGGAGTGATTTTGTGTTATAAAATTAAtagtgtgaaaaataaatgaaaatatgatACCCAGCGTGAAGAGACCGATCAGTAGCGTACGATCGGACACGGGTGGGCTAGGAAGCTCTGTCAACGCACGTAGCCAGTACACATAAGATCGTCGCTCGAAGCAGTCCTTATCCAAAGATTACCGGATGCTAGTCCGATTGGACCAACCTTTGCCGGCCCGTTCGGACTTCCAGGTTTCATTTCCAGTTACCTTCACGAGGTAAATATCCAAATACTCGACCACGTGACTTCCAATCAAGGTTCACTCAGgcttgtttcactctgcccgctttacagaaccgtgtCTGTACCGGTGCCCGCTCTATGCCCGGCCCATCTTCCTGCACCTTTAATACATCCAGACGCTGTACACCATCTGGTGTTGTACCGGCGGCCGTCCCTGCGCTTCCCATCCCACCACAACTCTCATTATTTGGGGGTGGGGAGGTGACTTCCTGCCGTCCAACTACAGATACGATGGTGGTATCATGCTGCAGAAAATGTACATCGGCAATCAGCATCGGGTCTGGCTGTTATGGATGTGGctcaataaataattgtgtttgtttttattactcAAACTAACTTtttacgcaaataaaaccactaaaattaaaaaaagattgtttttataattagctgaaatctcggattgctctaaccgaaaatctcggttaaacgtaaacgtcaaaacaaaatgtcaattgcatttttaaccgagatgtcggcaacagaaatttaaccgagatctttgccgagatctcagttgtgcagatctcggcaaaaattaaccgagattcgTCAAACATTTTTAAGTGTGCAGTACCGATGCAATAttctgatgaaaattaaataaactaatGCAGTTTCTATAACTGTGCATAGCTTGGATTACCTCGCTACcgtttttaaattatagctTTTCATAGttgaaaggattttttttgaaaaaagacaaaatataaaaaataatatttttctgtATTTAACAACATTTTTACAGCAAAATGGCTCTAGTAGTTTTGAAAACTGTATATTACACGTCTTgcataaaatattcagaattttgcaaaaagtaattaaaaagaTAGCGCAGTTtctatttgaataaaaaccgttgaatttaaatttgaagcGAGCGCCGTTAACAGTTCTACCGCATTTATCatacagaaaaacaaaaaaaaaacatacacacaatggTTTGTGATTCTTTAGCAGGTTGTTATTTAAGAAGAAACATTGCGTTGTGTTACAATAGTCAATTAAAAATTGGTCCGACACGTTTCTTTCCTCTCTCTATTGCAGCAGGCTCGATTGGCACACGCGCGCTCCGCGCCTTACCAAACAAACGGAAAATGTGCAATTACAATCTCAGCCGGTATCGTCCTTCGATCTCCtactcccccccctcccccctctctctcaGTGGCACGGAATCTCAAAAATGTATTGTGTTCCTTGCGCGGCAGGGCCGGATGTGAGTAAATTGGTTAGTTAAAACGTGTTACACTCGTGGACACTCTTGGCCAATGTTTTGTTAGGAGTTGGTGCGCAGCTCGATGACGACACCACcggcgccaccaccaccaccaccaccggacaTGTCCTGATATTTGAGGTCACCACCAGGTTCACCCCGGTAGCGGCCagcccccaccaccaccgccggcggTGGTGCGCTCTTTTTGTAGTAGTGTTTCGCGCgcggctgctggtggtgctggtcgCCGGCGGCCTGATACGCGTGCGGGTAGTCGTCGGTGCTGGAGCTGCCCCGGCGCACCAGGCTGGCCGTGTCCTTGTTGAGCGTCACCGGCGACCGGGTGCCGATCGTGCGCTCCTGCTCGCGCGTTATGTACGAGCCGAGATACTCGCGGGACGGTGGGGCGGCGCTAGTCGGCGGCTCGACCCCGTGCAGCGTCCGGTACAGCTCCGGCGCCCGGTTCTGCAGGTTGCGCAGGAACACGTTCTTCTTGTCGAGCGTCGGCCCGTCCGGGCTGGTCCGCCCCGGCGGCAGGTGGTACCCGTCCGTGCCGGCCAGCGTGAGGTCGCGCGTGCTGCGACTGACGAGGTTCACGATCGACGGGCTCTTGAGCTGGAGCGGCGGCGACGGCTGGTCGCCCTTCGCCGACCCGTacgacggcggcggctgctcCAGGTGCGTGTTGGAGCGGTAGAAGGCGGCCCCGACTGCCGGCCCGCCCCGCCCGCCCAGCTTCTCCAGATAGATCGGGCTCGGATCGTTCGTCCCGTTCAGGCCGTGCACGTTGAACGATTTGCTGCGGTTGAGCGCTTTGTAGGTGCGGGCCGGCTTGACCGGGCCCGTGTTCGCCAGCGGCCGGCCCGCCCCGTTCGTGCTGACCGTGTTCACGATCGACACGTTGATCGTGGACGAGTGCAGCGGCTTCGAGCGCTGCAACCGGTGGTGCTGCTCGTTCCGGGGCAGAGTCTGCGAGCTGACCACACCACCGTacccgtcgccgccgccgccaccaccgccgggaTGGTATTGGACCGGCGGCTCGTGCTCGTAGTGGCCACCGCCCCCGGCCATCGTTGGCAGCCGGTTGGTGCTCTTGCTAAACCGCCCCAGCGTGTGTAGGTTCGTCTGCGGCGGCTGGCTGAACGACCTGCAGCGGGAATGGGAAGAAAGATATTAGGCGAATGTCTAAATGCTGCGAAACAGTGCTGAAGGTAGCAAGGTTCTGCCCTTGCTTTGGTCGCGTGAGCCAACTCCTCTTTGGACTGTTTCCTCAGTTGCGTAAGCAAACATcaacattttgaagcaaatatcTGAAATGGTTCGGCCGCTTGTACTCTTTGCCTTAGAAGGGGAATGAGCTACACAAAGCACAGTCTCCCTTTCCAAGATCCAAGAACATCTTATCATTTGTTGTATATCATAGCAGCCATTAGATTGGATGTTAGGATATACAGTAGGAGACCGCTAACTGGATGTGTTTTAACTGGAGTGCTTTTTAACTGGAGGTTCTCTAACTGGAGTTACTCTCAGTTAACGAACacttaaacgtcaaaacatgaaacaccCGGAATCTCATGAAGagaaatttattgcaaatgtgcatttttcaaGCGAATTTAGGGTCTTTTGTCTACGTTTGCtattaatttatgttattacACGAATTACTATACTTTATATcaacataaatgaaaaaaaagtttggtaTGTTTATTCCAGTCAAcgccaatcaaaacaat
The Anopheles arabiensis isolate DONGOLA chromosome X, AaraD3, whole genome shotgun sequence DNA segment above includes these coding regions:
- the LOC120905971 gene encoding SUMO-conjugating enzyme UBC9-B-like, giving the protein MSGIAILRLYEERKAWRKDHPYGFVARPAKNSDGSIELMTWECAVPGKMGTLWEGGLYKLQMLFQDDYPATPPDCKFVPPLFHPNVYPSGAIALSLLDEDQGWRAATTIKQILFSIQELLNTPDVSYPAHTEAFAIYSRNPFEYDKRVRAQAKANAVY